From the Phyllobacterium sp. T1293 genome, the window TCCTCGTTGGCCGCATGAAACAGCTGGAGCAAGCTGGCATCCCAGTCTGCGAAATGCACGAGAATACTCTCTTTTGTCTCCACGATGCCCGCCTCATTGGCGCGCGGCAGGGCGGCATAGACACGGATAAGCGCGTTGGAATTGCGCTGGGCGAAAATCGATTTGCCATCGCCCTTGGCAATGGATGTACCCCGGCCAACAAGCGCCGCAACGTCAGGGTAACGCCTGTCAACATCAGCAATCGACAATTCGAAATAGCTGAGGCCGGTATGCTGAGGTTTTACCGTTGATACGAGCGGGCGGACCTTTGACCATGCGCCATCAGCCCCGACGACAAAATCAAACTGCCTGACGACCCCATTGGAGAAACGAAGCTCAACAGCGCCATCGGCAAGCTGCACGGCCTCGCTCAACCGGTATCCCCAGAGGACAGATTCCTGCGGAAACGAGCGCAACAGCAGGGTGCGAAGCTGGCTGCGATCAATTTCGGGCCTGTCGCCATCGGCTGAGTCGTCCTTGAATACCAATGTTGCGTGCTTGTCGTAGAGCCGTATGCCCTGATCTTCGTAACGGGCAAAGCTTTGGAACTCCGTGAAAAGCCCGGCACGTTTCATCGCGTACTGGCCAGTTTCCGCATGCAGGTCGAGCATACCGCCCTGCCCGCGATGCACAGGCGATTCATCGCTCTCGAAAACCGTGAAGGCAACGCCCTTCAGATGCAGCATGCGCGCGAGCAGCAGACCGCCGGGGCCACCACCTATGATAGCAATATTTGAATTCTTTGACATTTCCATATTCTCTTTGATAGATTGCATAGGGTCCTATTTAATACAACATAGGGTCCTATGCAAGGAGAATCGCCATGTCCAGTCCGGATACCAGACAAGCCCCGTCCTTCCTGATCAAACAGGTGGCTCGGGAACTGATACGCCGGGGCGAGGAACGGCTACGGCCTCTCGGGCTTGGAACGGCCTATCTTCCGATTATGGTGGCGGTGAAAAATGGAGATGCGGCAACGCAGGCCGACCTTGCACGGCTTTTGCGGGTGGAGCAGCCGTCCATGGCGCAGCTGCTGGGGCGGATGGAGCGCGATGGGTTTATTCGGCGCAAGGTCGATCCCGGCAACAGGCGAAGCCAGATCATCGAGTTAACAGCGCTTGCTGTCGAGCGCTTGCCGCAGGCCTATGCGGCTCTCAACGAGGGCAATATTCTCGCCATGACGGATTTTACCCCCGATGAAGAAGCGCAATTCGTGGCGTTCCTCAACCGTATCCAGATCAATCTTCGCAGCGATGTCTGAGACCACTCAGGAAGGCTGACCCTTCCAGACGATACTACTGATATCAAGTTTCTTCGGAATGATTTTAAGATCATAGAACTCGTCTGCCAGTGCCTGCTGATAGGCAACCGCTTCTGGCGTTACACCTGTTACATCGCCGAGCCGCAGGCCTTCGCGCGTCAGTGTGATCCTCTGGATATCCTCTGGCACACCGGTGATTTTCGATAGAGCAGCAACCGTCTGGTCAAGATTGTCCTGCGCCGCGCGACCTACTTTTGCCAATTCGTCCAGCACTTCGGTCAATACATCGCCATGGGCGGTGGTGAAATCACCATTGCTGAGAAAATAGGACCAGGTGTCAACAATGCCCCGGCCCGTGGCCAGCACACGCGTTTCCGGGCGCTTTTCAGCCACGGCAAGATATGGGTCCCAGATTGACCACGCATCGATCTGGCCAGACGAAAAGGCCGCGGCGGCGTCTGATGGTGAAAGGTCTGACGCCTTGATGTCATTGATCGACAGGCCGACCGTGCGCAGAGCCTTGACCGTGAAATTATGGGCACTTGATCCGCGCTTGAAAGCGACCCGTTTGCCCTTGAGATCAGCAAGACTTTGAATCGGCGAATCTTTTTGCACAAGAATGGCTGATCCGTCGGGTGAGCCCTTATAGGTGCCCGCATAAACAAGATTACCACCGGCGGCCTGCGCAAAGAGCGGCGGCACATCACCGGTTGGCCCGAAATCAACCGCACCCGCGCCAAGAGCTTCCAGCAGCGGCGGCCCGGACGA encodes:
- a CDS encoding MarR family winged helix-turn-helix transcriptional regulator, whose protein sequence is MSSPDTRQAPSFLIKQVARELIRRGEERLRPLGLGTAYLPIMVAVKNGDAATQADLARLLRVEQPSMAQLLGRMERDGFIRRKVDPGNRRSQIIELTALAVERLPQAYAALNEGNILAMTDFTPDEEAQFVAFLNRIQINLRSDV
- a CDS encoding FAD-dependent oxidoreductase, whose translation is MSKNSNIAIIGGGPGGLLLARMLHLKGVAFTVFESDESPVHRGQGGMLDLHAETGQYAMKRAGLFTEFQSFARYEDQGIRLYDKHATLVFKDDSADGDRPEIDRSQLRTLLLRSFPQESVLWGYRLSEAVQLADGAVELRFSNGVVRQFDFVVGADGAWSKVRPLVSTVKPQHTGLSYFELSIADVDRRYPDVAALVGRGTSIAKGDGKSIFAQRNSNALIRVYAALPRANEAGIVETKESILVHFADWDASLLQLFHAANEDVRPWPVYTLPAGHRWVHHAGITLIGDAAHLMPPAGEGANLALRDAADLADALTQGGDRSVAVQAYENVMFARAKTAADDAMHVLAAGSSEDGLELFRKLMSGEA
- a CDS encoding aliphatic sulfonate ABC transporter substrate-binding protein; its protein translation is MLTRRQTLALLGAGAVTVLIPLTSRANAEPLKTLRIGWQKGGVLALAKGTGALEKRLEARGIAVSWAEFSSGPPLLEALGAGAVDFGPTGDVPPLFAQAAGGNLVYAGTYKGSPDGSAILVQKDSPIQSLADLKGKRVAFKRGSSAHNFTVKALRTVGLSINDIKASDLSPSDAAAAFSSGQIDAWSIWDPYLAVAEKRPETRVLATGRGIVDTWSYFLSNGDFTTAHGDVLTEVLDELAKVGRAAQDNLDQTVAALSKITGVPEDIQRITLTREGLRLGDVTGVTPEAVAYQQALADEFYDLKIIPKKLDISSIVWKGQPS